In Plasmodium coatneyi strain Hackeri chromosome 4, complete sequence, the genomic window acaaatttaaaatttcacCGGTACACTCAACACAGTTGCAACGGTTTACGCATTTGGTCGAAGGGCCTTAACATAAACGCGGTGCCTACGCGTGAGCCAATTGTGCATGCATtagatatatatgaatgacgCCATTCCTAATTATTGACAGTTCTGGCAAGTTCTAATTATAAcggataataaaaaaaaaaacgaatctGCTTATTAAGCGCATTTCGAGCATGTGTATGtcagaagaagcaaaaaaggcattgtttccttttttttcacttttactTTTGTAAGTGCCCTGCACGCGATAGTTCATCCTGGCCGTAGCGTGTGTTAAGAGGCGAAATGCAAAAGAAGTCGATGAAAAAGCGGAACGGCACAACGAATTCGTGAGCAGATGGGTTGACCAACGGGCGATTCATCGAAGGGTGCGGCATACAAAGCAGCGAAGGAGCCAACAGGGAGGATAGGATACGATGCCGCTTCGAAACTGCATCATGCCCGTAGCGTGAATTCTAcgtctccctttttcttcgccTAAGGCAGCGCAGCAACGCagtttttgcttcccccaaTCGTTCTGCATTCTTAAGGAGGCTCGACAAGGCGTAACCAGAAGGCAATCGAGTTGAGGCACGCACGTTCGATTCGAAGCGGCTtggatatatataaatttttttattgtttattTGCCTACCTGCTTATATTTACTTCCATGGtgagaaaggaacaaatatgcGCTAAGCAGGTTTCCATCGGTTATGCAAACAGCTGAGCGTGACGGGTGGGCCTTTGCACATATTCCTCAAGAGGGGAGGTGTGGTGAGGAAAGCCGCATCGGAGCTGCGGGTGGAAATTTGCCCAGACACACAGGTCTGCGTAAGTAtgcttacatatataccacACCCCTCTTACGCTCTTCGCACGGGGGTGTACATTGGTAGATACGCTCGCATTCACACACACCACACATACCGCATACACACCGCACGCACGTCCAATCATGTTAAGACAAGTGCAATTGCTCATCCTGTTGATGGTTGCCTCGAAGGAAGCCACCGTACTGGTAAACTCAAGGAGGATAAGCCACCTGCATTCCAAACTGAACGAAAATATTCTCTACTTCAACAAGTGTCCTTCGTCCAATGTGTGGCACCACAAAAGATATAACCCACACCATGCCTACATAAAGCAACCGCTCTTTCACATACATcagagaaaaattaattaccTGAAAAATGGCAATAGCATATATTCCAAATATTACAATAACGAGCCTGTTTACAACACATACAATccaattttaaattatgagGTACTCGATTTGGTGAAGGTATTCGGGAGGTTAGCTGAGCATGGGAAGTACGAGTCCCTCAACATTGCCGTTGATGTGGGCGTAGACGAACAGGAAACACTGAATGACCCAGATGGGAAAAATCGTCAgacaaaaagaaataacTCCTGGACAAATAAACTtctgtccatttttaaatttaaaaatttttatgagcATGACAAAAGAGCATACTGGTACAGGCATTTCTCACAGCAGgggaaaatgaatttttcagATTTCAAAAAATACTTATTACTACTAAAATTTAAATGGCCGAAAGATTCCCTCTTCCCAACGTACAATATCTTCTTGTTCGAAAAAGGGTTAAGTAAAAATGTGGACTCCCCACTGATACGAagcaaagtggaaaattacaTACAGCGGCAAGAAATTAACGAAAATTTGCTGAAAGCttgctttttctgcttttcagaaggaaaagaatacatAACTGCGCAGGATATATTAAATACCTTTATTgggtggaaaaggaaaggggataaaaatgaaaggaaagagggtaataacaatttcttttccttttttaagaaagCCAAGCCGGAGGAGGACTCCATTGATTGGTTCACcttcaaaaataaaatcgaCGCATGTACGATTAGGATGCACGAAGGGATAAAGTAAACTTACCCCATCGTCCCCCACGGAGTGGCAACCTCTGTGATGAACTATTTTTTATGGTGGAATGGTGTGAACTACACAGATGTGCTAAACGAGGGGTGGTCTACTTATGCCATGTTATGTGATTCCCTTATTGGTGTAAATTACTCAcaaggggggagaagcaaaTTCCAAGGTGAAGAATTCCTTTCCCGTTATTTATGAACATGCCCCACACATGACCAGTGGTACACATCCCTGATGTCTTCACTCCTCGAGAGTAAACTTCTCAGTTAAGTAATTCATGTGGTAGTGACACACACACAAGTGTGTACTCCCCCCTGTTTTTATATAAACGTCACTTCTGCATATTGACCAAATATTTTCACCAAAGGGTATGGTGATGCCCTTCTTACGATTCTCTTCTGTTGACCTTTCTTTGCATGCGATTTTATCCCCCCCAAGATGTGTCaattttttcgtaattttttcgtACACCCCGTTGTGCAACTTTGGCGCCATTTGACCCGTGCTGCATCAGCCAGCCTTTACCACGTAATTGGACAGTTAAAATAAAACGTCGTCATAGGGAAAGTATCCTAACCACCCAAACGTGGTATCCCCTCACGTCGCCATAAGAAAGGatgaaaatggaaggagaaacGGGGGAAGGATAAAATGCTAACACATCGCGAATACTCATAGCGGGAAtgattcttcctcccccatcaaattaacttttttaaaaaaaaaattaacatcaTTTTTAGTGCTACATTGGAATGCTCTAAGCACTGCCGGAAGTGGCCGTTAAGTCAGCAAAACAGCGGAGTGATAAGAGGATGTgcattcaaaaaaaaaagggggaaacgcGGTTACGGTTACGTGTGTAAACGTGGCACGGGGAAACTCCTacatgtttaaaaaaaaacgccacaTTTACAACGCACGGGAAAtgaaacaataaaaatggcTGTTGCGATTggataaaaatgggaaagaaaaaggaagaaaatgggaAGATGGACATAGACGGAGAGCAAGTCGCCATTAAAATGCTCCGCAGTACAGAATTACGAAAAAGAGAGTAACACAGAACGCACATGTGTACGCATGTGCGATTATCTGCAAATCATTAAAACATGTGGCATCTCCCCTGAGCGGGGAGGCTGCTTCGGTGACAAGGGCAGAGCGACAAACAAAAAGGCACCGGTAGACATATAAATGAGCTTCAATTGGTGTAACTGTGGTAGCGGCTTCGTGCATTCCTGGCATGCTCCGCAAAAAAGGGCGGAAAAACTAAACAAGCAGAGGGAACACGCACACGCTGACACAGGCGTGCATGTGCCGAGGCACCCGCTCAGAAGCGCCGGTTCTCCAGCCTCTTCTGGTTATTCTTATACGACGGGGTGTACTGGAAGTTCTTCTTCGTGAGGCGCAGAATGGACGAGCCAAACATATATATCGACCCGAAATTCTCTAACCATACTGTTTTGTATAACGAGTGGGAACCCACCTTGGTGTTAATAACAACTTCTGTCCACACAGACGTTTTAAAatcgtaaaaaaataaatcgtTCTTTGGTAAAGAGGAACTCTTGCACTCTCCACCAATTACGAACATATAGTCATTAATGATGACGCACCCATGTCGGTACCTCTTCTCTGGTATGCTTCCTTTTGCCATAATTTCAAAGCATCTATTAGACTCAATATTgtaaaggaataaattgTCGCAAAATTTGaggtttattttgttcctattAAAGCTGTAGTAACTGATGCCTCCAAATATGTACagattatttttataatacaCGCAGGAATGCCCTGCTCTTTTTCCAAGCCAGGGGATTCTTCGTATCTTCACTCCGTTCGCTATAAGGTTACAGATATATTTGCACTTCTTCCCCTGCAGGCAGTCTTTACAGGGTGGGTCATTACGCTCATGGTAGATGTTAGTGCGTGTCTGTTGGGGGCTCTCCACGGGAGTACTTTCACCGTGCATACCTGCACACTTTGCATTTTTAGCTTTTCCACCCGTGGCTTCTTCACAAGTGTCAAAAATGAGGCTGTACAAATCTGAACAAGTGTCGTCCgcctcttccccccccttctttgGAACTTCCCTTTGGTCCCCACTGATCGGATGCCTATCCCAAGATTCCCCCTTCGCGTGGCCAAACGAATTACTATGCCTCTCCGCAGTGGACGTAGCAACGGTAGCTATACTATCCACCGTGTCTACATTGCGGCGCAGACTGTCCTGATTTATCGCTCCTCCATCCATCTTAACCTTACTCGACTGAGTCGTGTTATCATTGCTAAACGCATCATTCGACGTTAGTAGAAAAAAACTGTCGTTAAAACATTCTTCTGCGTTTCTGGTGTCGTTTTCAAGCGCGATTTCGTTTTGTAAACCAACGGGGGAGGCAGTATCACCCGgtttaaaataaagaatgtTGCCGTTATCGCTTCTGTTCGCGGCGGACTCATCTAAGTGGGTACGTAGAAGAGAATTGTCCTGACGTGCCTGCTCTGGGTTTGACCGCTCCTCAGGGGCACACCCATCTTCATCACTCCTATACTGGTACAACTCCATCCACCTGTTTCGGTAAAAATCGTAAACGTACAAATCGTTGTAAATAATATCGACATACTCATTGGCCCTTTTGACGGTGCTTCCTTTACCCCCGAAGAGGTAAATCAAAGAGTAGCAACTCTCGTTGACGCTGCAGATGGAGAAGAAATCTCGCGCCTTTATCagcctcttcatttttttaaaaggattTTTCTCATCATTCGGAAAAAGCTCAGAAAAATCGCACAATTCGGAAAGTTCGGAAAATTCGAAAAATTCGGAAATTCCACTGACGTACTCGTCAAGGTGGCTACGTTGGCTGTCGTCATCGTTGCTTCGACGGTGGCCATTCTGGATATGTGCACTCTCCACGGTACCGGCTTGGTCACTACACATTGTTTGCTCCACAGATGAAACGGTAGTGTTCGTCTGGTTCGGCCTGTTTGGCGCTTCCTGCAGGGAAGAGGATCCGCCGGGCTTTGCATCCCAACTGGAGGGCTGCCCCATGCGGTTCATCTCATCGTCATTGGCATGTTCCTGCTCATTCCGCTCCGTCTGATCCCCCCTCAACCCCCGCAACAGCTCCGCAAAATCAGCGAAGTTACTCTGCGCTGACTCCACCACAATGGTCCCAAAGAGGGTATTCATATTAAGCATATTGACTTTacaaaaattcataaaatgACAATTACTactaattataaaaatacaaTTATTGAGGTAAACCACATCTGTGTAGttcataaaagaaat contains:
- a CDS encoding CCAAT-box DNA binding protein: MNIINYLYNKSKSIYNRNINAYNYNNIENENLISNFVDISNGYSNHSCSSKSSSRTLMQGDRNNVSTGHRKKGREERSPVVKMIGPVVRSSVRSEVGMTRAQSDRMDQAKNIASREDDQGKKNQNYEFNVHNIGFDSKVYKNRCDGVCVLNDNIYIFDKIKKCIYLYTPYNNVWYIFLNICEEMSVNKNSNLELTNFYMKNRPEQTIEGNFHHLSNISFMNYTDVVYLNNCIFIISSNCHFMNFCKVNMLNMNTLFGTIVVESAQSNFADFAELLRGLRGDQTERNEQEHANDDEMNRMGQPSSWDAKPGGSSSLQEAPNRPNQTNTTVSSVEQTMCSDQAGTVESAHIQNGHRRSNDDDSQRSHLDEYVSGISEFFEFSELSELCDFSELFPNDEKNPFKKMKRLIKARDFFSICSVNESCYSLIYLFGGKGSTVKRANEYVDIIYNDLYVYDFYRNRWMELYQYRSDEDGCAPEERSNPEQARQDNSLLRTHLDESAANRSDNGNILYFKPGDTASPVGLQNEIALENDTRNAEECFNDSFFLLTSNDAFSNDNTTQSSKVKMDGGAINQDSLRRNVDTVDSIATVATSTAERHSNSFGHAKGESWDRHPISGDQREVPKKGGEEADDTCSDLYSLIFDTCEEATGGKAKNAKCAGMHGESTPVESPQQTRTNIYHERNDPPCKDCLQGKKCKYICNLIANGVKIRRIPWLGKRAGHSCVYYKNNLYIFGGISYYSFNRNKINLKFCDNLFLYNIESNRCFEIMAKGSIPEKRYRHGCVIINDYMFVIGGECKSSSLPKNDLFFYDFKTSVWTEVVINTKVGSHSLYKTVWLENFGSIYMFGSSILRLTKKNFQYTPSYKNNQKRLENRRF